The Syngnathoides biaculeatus isolate LvHL_M chromosome 20, ASM1980259v1, whole genome shotgun sequence nucleotide sequence GGACAAGAAAACCAAGTGAAAATTGGACACCTAAATTATATCAAGATTCAGATTTGGACATTGTGTGTTAAACAGTAAATTAGGGCCCCCCCACAAACAATATTGTGGTTCCCATTTCCTACATTTCACAACTATAATCAGTCggctggcggcatggtggataagctggtaaagcgttggcctcacagttctgaggtcctgggttcaatcccggacccgcctgggtggagtttgcatgttctccccgtgcctttgtgggtttcctcccccatcccaaaaacatgcaacattaattggacactctaaattgcccctaggtgtgattgtgagtgcggctgtttgtcaccatgtgtcctgtgattgcctgggaaccagttcagggtgaaccccgcctcctgcctcttgacagctgggataggctccagcactccccttgaccctcatgaggataagtggcaaagaaaatggatcaatcagtcagctttttttttttaaatacaaatatctTTACTCCGTCTACAGCACatggtgccgccattttcttgtcagttctccTAAATTCCCGCTCTCGCGTGCATAATGAGATGAAAATTCATGACAGCGTCTCACATTGCAAAACATCGGAATATTAGCAGAGATGGTAAATAAACTTCATTTTGTCACAAACGAGGCGGAGGGTTGAATCCAGATCCAGGAAGCTGAGATGTAAGCATTGATTTTAAGAAAGGTTATTCCCAGCAAGTGGTTGTACAGTGGAAGTCAGTCCAACGGTACAAAAAGCACAAGGAAAaaaaggcttggtccaaaaaacaatgtaaaaaaatcggacaaggcaaaacatgaaaatataacTTGACTTGTCATGGCTCAGTAACGCTATGACATGGGACAAGGCAGTTACGCTCGCTGACGCTCACGATTACACATgcatatacagggagtccttgggttAAAACGGTCTCGACCGACAAAGTTTAGATTTTACGACGCCAGTGTCTCGTCTGCCATTTTGGCCACAGAACCATAGCGTTTCTGCTTAGATCATGGATATTGCATAAAGCTGGGTTTTGTAGCAATGCTGCTCCAGCTGAAATAAAAGCAATTGTGATGGAAACGAAGCTGAacatcaggggaaaaaaataaatcggaGAAAGGAGTTACACCGACGAACATCAGTTAAGACTTggcttcagtcggtcaaccGCGGCAATCATTATTCAGGACAAAGCCCttattttagcgcacgtgaaaGATTTTGCCCCTCTGgtggatacagtgatcacgaagcaactttttttgagaagaaaaaaagaagcaacgTTCTTCAAGCGTTGTAGAggtggaaagattacttacattATGGATCGTGGATAAAaatcaacgtaggcttaatatcagcttAATGTTCATTCAGGGAAATGGCACGGTGCATTTTcccaactttgaaagagcagaaaggcgaGGACGCTAAGGAGAAATTGACTGTGAGCAAGGGCTACCAGCACATGCTTATTTAGCATTAGCTACGCACAGCTTCCCCTCATTCTTCGTCATCCACCTCTCCCAGCAATGGTAAGTATAGCacctgtttttatttcaatgtaatttagattttttttatacaaagtaccaACATCCACCTACTTTTTGagaggcttatcctcacgagggtcacgggagtattGGAACCAATCCCATGCCGAAATTCGGGTTATTTCGCTAGTGTAGGAACGGATTGTAGACCGAGGAGTCTCAAAAAGGggtcccacacacacacaacgatctggcaacaagtggcatgaaaaacgaGGCAAAAATGCAACGTGATCAGGATGCAACGGGGTGCAGCAGGGTGCACAAAGAAGAGGCACGGCCACGCTGCCGCCCACTGTtgctgctgtcaaacacccaACTTAACCCTCGGCTTTCATAGCAGTTCGCAAGCGTGGCCATGGAGAACAATCGGGAAAGAAAGATAAGAACAGCTCTCTTTTACTTGAGGAGAAACAGTTTGTGATGAATAGATAAGATAAATGGATTGCAgaaatgaatgaagaaagatgcattatttattgtaaatatatattgcaAGCAATGACACCCACAAGTGTATGTAGTAAAGGAACATATGAACATGTATTTAAATATAGTCATTGCCACATCTTGTGATTAGATCGTtattggtgttgtttttttaaactcgctgatcgcCACCAAAAATTCTGATCGTGTTGAACCTACTttgtaggaggaaacccacacctagacaagaacatgcaaactcttacACTGGCAAAGTGGGGATTTAAACCACAGTCCTCATAACAGTGTACTCACCAATCGGCCACCGCCCCGCCGGATTCAGAATTTAGGTTACGATATTAATAACGACTCAGAAATTGGATAATATTGTTTTACTCCAGGACAAAGCCGACAGAATTTagttggtgtgttttttttaaacgcacttAAGTGTCAGTTTTGTCATTCCTTACTAGTTGGTGGAGGAAAGAAGACTTTATTTCAGGCTTGATTTCTGCTGAGGGAAGTGATGATCACAAACGCGTttcgttgttagcaagctaaactAAAATAAGCTATGCCGAGAAACTTCAACGTGCACGAAACGACTCCAACCGGACAGGAAGAATGCACGAATGATGTTTTTGTCAAAGAAAGTAGTGATCAAAGGCGTCCCGCGTCGAGGATTCACAACTTGCTGTGCAAGATTTACTCAAGTCTACCGAATATTCTACCGCAGGTCGAGAAGACAAAATCGTAAAATAAAGCGCTATTACCCAGGATCCCTGCGCCAGCAATATTTAATGCGACAGACCACCAACCCCAGCCTACTGAAATCAAGCCAGCTTCCCCTTTTCAATATAAAATCCAATTTTCGGCGTCTCAACAAGTAAAGCATCAGTTGGTGTGGCTTTCTCTGAATCGCACGAAAAACTTTCACCATTTAACGTGTAGCAATCTTGCGATTATTGAAACTGATTAATAAAAGGTTTTTCCTTCCTCTTTCCTTTATATAACCCATCTAAAAAATGAACGTGGTGCCCCTTTTTCGAGACAAATGCTAATCTGGAAGTGGGACAAAAGCGTTCAATCTGACAAGGTGTGTGGCTCTGGGACAGGTGGGCcccggattgaaccctggactgaGGCCAATTCTTAACAGCTGCACCGCAGTGTCATTctgtcacaaaaataataataataaatgcaatacATGTAGCTTTACGTATGTCTGGCATTAAAAGGAGAGACAAGTACTCATCATATTGGAGGATGACTGTTATTGCTAccaatgtaatatatatatatatatatatatatatatcgattCAATACGTCACTTCCACAGGtaccggtcagggcaaaacattgctttgggtaccaTTTCGCAtgaaagttgacgtcctttAACAtatttacaattgtacattatgAAACGTAACATCAAATTTAGTTGCAATGCATTAgggtaagctttttttttttgtgtgtcaactTTGTTGTCAAAACCGTGGAGGTGGTCGCAAAGATGTGATTTTTCACCAGCTAGTGTGGTTCATCTTGacccttcataattaattattatatatttattgcatcgttttccataacaatgtatgtatgtttagaatgctttttgccctgaccggaagtcagagcctTTTGACCATAAcggaaccaatgatggatgcaAAGTGcacagtctgttttttttttttactctacgTCATACGCACCACTTTATCCCTACCGTAACACACTCTTGAACGAGGGTTTCTGCGGAAACAACGTAAGTTACAAACCAGGATGTGATCACATCTTGGTAGAAACTCCCACGAACGTTGAATGTCTCAAGTTTGTACGCTGCAGCAAGAACGGATGCTGAGCCACAACCGACCCGTTTAAGGACAGTCAGCATTAGTCCATGGTGGTCTCGTGCTTAGGGTCCATGTCCCGATCAGGCTGGGTAAATTCTTGAGCCTGTTTGGTCAAGGGCTATTCGACATTGACAATGCAGCTTTGTTGCTCTTTTAATGCAGCACGATCTGGGAGTAAAGGATCATGGGTAATACATCTCCTTTCACATTTCTCTATTCGGGAGGTGAACGATCGTCCTTCAGCAAATCTTcctgaatttggaccaaatTTGAATCCTCGACATCGGACACACCTCATCAGTACTTTAGTGGACTAAAACCTCATCCGTGTTGTCTTCGTGTCCGGTTGGAGTCGTATCGTCCACGTTGAAACTTCTAGGCGTGTCTtttcttagcttagcttagcttatctTGCTAACAAAGAGAGAGACGTTTGTGATCAACACTTCGCTGAGCAGAGCTCAAGATTGaggtaaagtcttcttctttccgCCACCAAACTAGAAATAATGTCgaataaaatacagaaatatgtTTCGtaggaaaaattaaataaaaaacaaaatatcaacCGTTCCATTCGACAGCGTAATTTATATCTAATTCTGAAATAATATCATGAAACAATTTTCTGCATTGTTATGCATGTTACCGCGAATGCTtcgttgtttctatgtgccctgcgattggctggtaaccagttcgggTGTGCCCCTTGTGTGGATACGCGGCTCATAACGGTCTTGAATTGAATCaagattcagaatttttttttaattattttttttagaagtttGTGTATAACGTTTTGGTCTTCATCTTTAATAGTTTCACATGTTGGgtttgcatttgcttttctcatccctcCAAAGTGAACgtcttgtgaaaatgtgtgcaggaAGAGTACGAGGAGGAATTTAGGGGCCCAACAAGAGAAGGAGCCACAAGGTCAACTATTGTACGTTTTGTTCAATTTGCAGCCTCGAATTGTGCTACGAAGCAGTGGTTAGTTGACTTCTGTTTCACTTGTTGCATGCATTTAAATGTAAGGATAttgcaacgtttttttttaaatttaaggttATTTGATGATACATTTAGAGATTATTGATTATAAAACTATATATATTGGATTACACTGTTTTCCTCACCGAGTGACATTTTACTGTGCCTCATTGTCTTTGAACCCAATAAATACCTAACCTAttaataaaatgagaaattgtgggagatacagattttttttttatccagccatccgttttctgatccgcttatcctcataagggtcgcgggagtgctggagcctatcccagctatcttcgggtgagaggcaggttacaccctgaaatggttgccatccgatcacagggcacaaataaacaaccattcactctcacatttACATGATTGGCTGTTTACAGTGATCAATCAACCTACCttttgtgttttggggatgtgggaggaaatcagagtgcctgtAAAAACCCACctaggcacagagagaacatgcaaactccacaccaaaCGTGCTGCCCACTCCGGATCTACTCTATTCCAAATTGGGGAGGCTGGATTAAAGGCTCGGCAATTCATCACTACCATACTAAAACATCattcatcaaattttaatagtcACACACAATAAGAGATGTTTGGTCGCCGGATTATTGCTTCCAATAACACATGGAAAATGGCAGCGCGAcgtatatattttataaaagcTGTTTATGTCAATTATTATTGGTTGCTCGCATGACAAATGATAAAGTGAaggaaccattccattgtattAGTAGGTGTTTGtaattaaatgtttaattatGTCATTTGTATGTTTGAGTATACTATATTATACACgtactgaaaaaaatgctgacaataTACGAGCTGTACTCGGGAGTCAAGAAAGAGAGCGGGTTGGGCGACATGTTTtgttcaattgacccctccgtacagggcacttaaccacgcctcctgaagtgacgtcacgccacgtgcgctgacgtaagacaaacaggaaaaatggcaaatgcaatacaatacattcttaactgagacagactccatgcttcggatttcattcaaatcaacgatatattatagattctcaatacaatacattcttaactgagagagacgccatgcttctgttttgattcaatcattcacacgtagcaatgttatgctagtgaagaacgtctcattcatttatacgagacgtgtattgaaaatcaaatatagggcatatcttcgtgaaaACACAGTCTGTTTAAGCttgggccgcgagccggcaagaaagcgacacgtttgtgcagtccgatcatcgctaaatatcgctcaacaaagaataagtgtgtcaatcgttcgcacgtagcaatgttatgctagcgaagaacgtctcattcatttatacgagacgtgtattaaaaatcaaatatagggcatatctttgtgcaaacacagtctggttaagcttcggccgcgagccggcaagaaagcgacacgtttgtgcagtccgatcatcgctaaatatcgctcaacaaagaataagtgtgtcaatcgttcacacgtagcaatgttatgctatcgaagaacttcgaattcattgatatgagacatgtattgaaaatcaaatataaggcatacctttgtgcaaacatctgttccgtttgatattagatggatttagttgatgatgcggtcttccacaaagtttgatccatcgaaggcatttttcgtcctgggtcttcggttttggaaagggtacgaatcgaactccaccaactagcctttcaggatacctgtcgtcattattacaaagtccatgactacacctcttaaccatattttttgttaaataacccaaatacgcgataaaacgctaacaaaacctatactggaccatgcaatgttgtctgagaaaatggcgggagcaaaaacgggctttggtttatgcagatatctggcctctgattggtcagtgacgcggattgcgcaatatccacggaggggtcaattactctttttacccttaaagcccaCCGTCTCTGCAataaatgcatatatatatatatatatattttttttggtccactGGGTCTTATGTGACCCATTATCTAAaccggaagtaaattagtatttttttcccaattgtgatggttttgtgttcctttgacgcttattgattaatttggccagtacataacattttaaaagaggatttggatgtcttcgGTTTTCTAgggttaaaaaacacacaccaacAACTAAATTCTTTCGGCTATGTCTGAGAGGAAAATGTTCTCGATTGTCTGAGTCGTTAATTTTTCTTACCGTTTTCTGGCGGCGCGGTGGATGACTGATTCGCGCgtttgccacacagttctgagcaccggggttcaaatcccttccTCGCCCGTGTagcgtttgcacgttctcctcgtgcctgtgtatATTTTCTACTAAAAACTAGGTTTAACACgataagaaaattaaaaaaagaaaaacaaaacgatcCCATCACAAGATGAAGCCATgactatttaaatgacctgctCATTTACTATGTACACTTGAAGActtaattgattaaaaatacatgtatatttacacaaaataatgcatctttgttcatttatttatgccagtgaggtaaGGTTACCTGCAGAACTAATTAATGGTCTTATAATTGATAGCAGTAAATTAATACAGCAATTAAGGCATCTACTTATAATATTCTTGTATGTTGATGtgttgagatttttcaattgtaaaatatgtgccttgactcAAATAGGTTTGAATCTACTTTTCTGTATTCTTCAGGTAAAATCAAGATTACAACAAGACAGAAATAATTGGTGCTAACCTACTGtaattaaataactttattgtaattaaggCTTTTCCCCACACCAAAACTTGAGAGCATGAGTGGACAGtgcggcagcatgtttacatacaaccGCTAGAAAGAGCGATAGCAATAGTTTGCTAGGCTACTTAACCTTTTGTTGCCTGGTTGTGAGCAATATCATAtaaaaagtacgtgaacataccttAAGCAAGACTTACACGAATGTGCTCCTCTGTCCTCAGCACCGATGGccaccaatatgttttttttctcccattttcttcttatccaGTCAGATTGCTCCACTTGGGTTGTCACCCCCATGTTAAGGAGtaacatttgagttgacaaggtAATGCCTAATGATGGTAAAAAACAGATGGTGGTGGtattggaatacaagattttattgcagtagtgtCACAGTACAGTCACCAAAGAGATAATTTGTCGTCTGATCCGCACAATACGTGTCATCtgtcagccacctcatctcttCCATGttgtcagtttttttaaacattggctgtcagatatttacagtacaaaatcaaaagataagaaaaaaactataaaagAGACTTTATGATTATTAGATTTTAGTGTCATAATTCACAGATcagatcaatgacgtcattaatagatacttttcactgacgtcacgctGATCACGTGTTTGTTTggtttggacggcaagatcgtgtctacatatagtggctaggaagcgataaaTGTATCTTTGacaaacactgtaaccagaagtGATTGAGGCATTTGTGCTGGCTTGAGGaataaagaatgaaagaaagaagctacatgtgaaactcgagagcatTGCGTCGACATCAGTGGGGGAGGTTGGAGGGAGAGAGGGGGACATAAATATCACCCactttaaaaagtacagttggactcgcGTCAACGTTATTTGTTAGGTTCACctatcagacattcattaaacaggataAAAAAGGCAGCAaaaacaccagttcaagtctcgcgaggagaggaactgtctcgtacaattcaccactgcactctctgattatcctctcctcagcacctctatttatttagttttgagacgccccttatttacatggatgttacaaaaaggagacgacaagcaaaacagtttgaaacaaggtgtagaTGTTTGttaatgtgcgtgtgcatgtgtggaagattgctgaatagatctgtggtcatcatttctttaagaggcagcagttctaacagttctgatgattagatgtttttgttcttgctatctcctgctaggaggctgccacgttatctagagcagagcaaagcatttctttattggaagcagatgtatgataattatgatcacaattattcctacattatTCAATCACatgacagcaagatcataacatggtgtcagagtgatggaagtataactacggactcataggaaaaaaagaaaaatgaactgGGGGGGGTGAACGAAGATGAGAAGGAGGTGTTCTgtgttccaactcatccaatttaccagatgcgtgccatagattcaagcaacacgctgAACTCATGTTCATGaggtgaagaggaaaagtgcagtttcctccggCTGTGTATTGGCGAAAAAGGACAGGATTTCagcaatacgtggacactgaccggGGACGAAGATAAGTTGGTAAAAAcctattacaaaaaaatctctgattacctcactccgaaagcaaacctcatatttgctagatataagtttcacgagaaagCCAAGGTAActgagtcatttgagcactttgtgacagagcTCAACCTGTTGcttaaagactgtaactacacaaacagcgatgagatggtcaaaGACTCATTCACCAACTCACTGagtgtgcgcgaaaagttactcagccaggggccggCGCTCACGCTTGAAAAAAGCGATCGGCATCGCCAGCTCCCAAGAGTtatcaaaagtgcagctaaaggctatggctagtGACAGCCACAAagttcacgttatccaccgcaaacctgcaaagcaaagtttcactgtggATGCTAGTAGGCATAtggacagcccaaagacctccgtaataatatgtaacaagtgtggatgacaccacagtaaattagctgaatgcccagctaaaggtaaacaatgcctgaagtctcagacccctttttctgtctgttcttacaaccataagccactTAATGAAAAGGCCGCAAGATGCCAATATTCACCAAAAGATTACTAAAACacgcgagttgtattgtagttttgccatcAAGTGGGCATGGTAAACAAATGTCATGTGATTCATGACGTCACGtggaaaagtatctattggctccgggaaagacatttactctgcatCACCATCATGCACAGTATATCGCAATCTtaaagcaagtttatttttatatagtttttcACACGTCGTTTGACGCAGTACTttaaatatctgatggccaatagaataaaacaaatgatgCGAGAGACGAGCCACATGCGAGAGCACATAATGCGCAGATCAGAATACAAGACatatttgctctttcacgattgcacgaTGCCAGACTGCTGCAGTAAAATCTTGCATTCCGATACcactgcatccatttttttacgaACAGTGGGTTTTTAtctggtcaactcaaatgcgacttTATACACTCCTTTCCGTAGCGACAACAACAAGAGTGGCTTACGTCAACTGTATTATCAAAGAAAAGGGGAGGAGGAATTGTGTTGGTGGATCCTGATCTTGTAAAGCCAAATAAATAgtactacataaaaataaactgggTTTTGAATTCAGATATAGTGTCCAAGACGTCGATgacaaatgtcttttgcagacaTGACATGAAAACTGAGTGGCCGATCAGcagaaaatgctaattattggcCAATTCCAAACTGGCTGATACAATTGGTataaattctaaaaacatgtatggtaggctaattgaagaccctaaattccccataggtgtgaatgtgagtgtgaattgttgtttgtctctatgtgccctgcgattagctggcaaccagttcaggtgtaccctgcctccttcccgttgacagctggaatagggtccagcactccccgcaacccttgtgaggataagcgtaaaagaaaatggatgaatggattcacAAACTGTCTCTTCCagagtagaagaaaaaaaagctttatctCTATCTTTTTAGGCTTTCTTTTATTGACTTTTTGGTGCTTTGCTATTTTCACTAATGTACTGTTTAACACACAATGTCCAAATCTGAATCTTGATACAATTAGGGTGTTCGATTTTCACTTGGTGTTCTCATCCATCTTATGCAGCGTTGAAAgtgttgtgaaaatgtgtgcaagaagtCCTGGAGTGTACGAGGAAGAAGTTTGTGgaccaaaaaaggaggaggagccacaaCGTCAACTTCTGGATGCAGTGTTCAATCTGCAGCCTCTGATTGTCCTACGCAGAGCAGGTTGTTTCACTTGTTGCATGCATTCTAATTTGAATGATATTCTTATTTATGGGCCCCATTTGATTATGCATTTTACGTAACATATTATTCACATCcccccctgtgactgactggcgaccagttcagggtggagtccgcTGTTctcccgaagtcagctgggataggctccggcatgcccatgacgcttgtgaggttaagcggttaagaaaatagatggatggatgatatatatctatatatacacacatacgcacacacacacagacacacactcacacacacgggATGTGTCTGCAGTTCTGAGGAAAAAATATCTCCCAAAGGGGTAAACAGAGCAACAAAATGTCTGTAGTAAACTGCCcaaatcaaaatgtttctttttgagGCTGCTTCACTTAAATCATGGTTGAGTAATTGATTTTTGCAAGGGGCCAAATGAGAAACCAGAATTGTGTCAGAGGGTTGCACCATAACGTAATTCTCAACTTGTTCCAATTGTAAAATGCATTAATGTGTATATTTTGAATAGATTGTACTGGTAATTGGAAGAAAAGTATTAAACTGTCAATATTTCTGTAAATGGGTCAAATAAGTCTTATGTGAAATA carries:
- the LOC133493818 gene encoding uncharacterized protein LOC133493818 isoform X7, translating into MQSAQSVFFFYSTSYAPLYPYRNTLLNEGFCGNNEEYEEEFRGPTREGATRSTIVRFVQFAASNCATKQCVESVVKMCARSPGVYEEEVCGPKKEEEPQRQLLDAVFNLQPLIVLRRAVCMSHLGGAAMSHPSWSHPRGTSRRQSRARRQLTSVKIFIRTDSSQYAVI